One Mycolicibacterium crocinum DNA window includes the following coding sequences:
- a CDS encoding alpha/beta hydrolase, with the protein MRFGSRPHAVRTALVLPAVAALVVSSGCSSTVTGTAVLAGPQVGQPVQWGPCRTAGGGGGNSLPIPAGAECGKIAVPVDYTKPDGPAATLALIRFPATGQKIGSLIINPGGPGESGIEAASSIVENLPSNVRQSFDFVGFDPRGVGASTPALWCNSDADNDRIRADPQVDYSPKGIEHIEGETKAFVQRCVDKMGKDFLENVGTANVAKDLDALRVAVGDDKLTYLGYSYGTRIGSAYAEAFPDKVRAMILDGAVDPNADPIQADIDQAAAFQQAFNDYAADCVKDPGCPLGNDADKAVDVYRSLVDPLVDKPLPTSDPRGLGYSDAIIGTIMALYSPNLWRHLTQGLTEMTNGRGDTMLALADMYMRRDAKGHYTNATDARIAVNCVDQPPITDRDKVIAEDKKMREVAPFMSYGDFTGHAPLSTCAFWPVPPTSTPHEVKVSGLPPVLVVSTTNDPATPYQAGVDLAKQLGGALLTFKGTQHTVVFQGNTCVDNYAAAYLVDLKLPPPGATC; encoded by the coding sequence ATGAGGTTTGGCAGTAGACCGCACGCTGTCCGCACAGCCCTGGTGCTTCCCGCCGTGGCCGCTCTCGTCGTGAGTTCCGGCTGCAGCTCAACAGTGACGGGCACGGCCGTGCTCGCGGGACCGCAGGTCGGCCAGCCGGTGCAGTGGGGCCCGTGCCGGACGGCCGGCGGCGGGGGTGGCAACTCGCTGCCGATCCCGGCCGGCGCGGAATGCGGCAAGATCGCGGTGCCCGTCGACTACACCAAGCCGGACGGTCCCGCTGCGACGCTGGCACTGATCCGCTTCCCGGCAACCGGTCAGAAGATCGGCTCGCTGATCATCAACCCCGGCGGCCCCGGCGAATCCGGCATCGAAGCCGCCTCCAGCATCGTGGAGAACCTGCCGAGCAACGTGCGGCAGAGCTTCGATTTCGTCGGCTTCGACCCGCGCGGTGTCGGCGCCTCCACTCCGGCGCTGTGGTGCAACTCCGACGCCGACAACGACCGCATCCGGGCCGACCCGCAGGTCGACTACAGCCCCAAGGGCATCGAGCACATCGAGGGCGAGACGAAGGCGTTCGTCCAGCGCTGTGTCGACAAGATGGGCAAGGACTTCCTGGAGAACGTCGGCACCGCCAACGTCGCCAAGGATCTCGATGCGCTGCGCGTAGCCGTCGGCGACGACAAGCTCACCTACCTCGGATACTCCTACGGCACCCGGATCGGCTCGGCCTACGCCGAGGCCTTCCCGGACAAGGTGCGCGCGATGATCCTCGACGGTGCCGTCGACCCGAACGCCGATCCGATCCAGGCCGACATCGATCAGGCCGCAGCGTTCCAGCAGGCGTTCAACGACTACGCCGCCGACTGCGTGAAAGACCCGGGCTGCCCGTTGGGCAATGACGCCGACAAGGCTGTCGACGTCTACCGCAGTCTGGTCGACCCGCTCGTCGACAAGCCGCTGCCGACCTCCGATCCGCGCGGGCTTGGCTACAGCGACGCGATCATCGGCACGATCATGGCGCTCTATTCGCCGAATCTGTGGCGGCACCTCACGCAGGGGCTGACCGAGATGACCAACGGCCGCGGCGACACCATGCTGGCGTTGGCCGACATGTACATGCGCCGTGACGCAAAGGGCCACTACACCAACGCGACCGACGCCCGGATCGCGGTCAACTGCGTGGACCAGCCGCCGATCACCGACCGCGACAAGGTGATCGCCGAGGACAAGAAGATGCGCGAGGTCGCGCCCTTCATGAGCTACGGCGACTTCACCGGGCACGCGCCGCTGAGCACGTGCGCCTTCTGGCCGGTGCCACCGACCAGCACCCCGCACGAGGTCAAGGTGTCCGGGCTGCCGCCGGTGCTGGTGGTGTCCACCACCAACGATCCGGCGACGCCGTATCAGGCGGGCGTGGATCTGGCCAAGCAGCTCGGCGGTGCGCTGCTCACGTTCAAGGGAACGCAGCACACGGTGGTCTTCCAGGGCAACACCTGCGTGGACAACTACGCCGCCGCGTACCTGGTCGACCTGAAGCTGCCCCCGCCCGGCGCCACGTGCTGA
- a CDS encoding WS/DGAT/MGAT family O-acyltransferase has translation MQRLSGLDASFLYLETPSQPLHVCSILELDASTIPGGYSFERLRDELALRVKAIPSFRERLANSFLNLDHPVWVEDEHFEIDRHLHRIGLPAPGGRVELGEICGHLASLPLDRRHPLWETWVIEGVGGTDARNGGRLAVLTKVHHAAVDGVTGANLMSQLCSTEPDAPPPDPVEGQGDTNQLRIALGGLGRFATRPLNLATKVLPATITTVVDTVQRAVGGRAMAAPFAAPQTTFNASVTAHRNVAFAELDLEDIKTVKNHFNVKVNDVVMALVAGVLRQFLLDRGELPESSLVAMVPVSVHDRSDRPGRNQVSGMFTKLETHIEDPAERLKAIAAANTTAKEHSSAIGATLLQDWSQFAGPAVFGVAMRVYARSRLTEARPVHNLVVSNVPGPQIPLYFLGAEVSAMYPLGPIFHGSGLNITVMSLTGKLDVGLISCPELLPDLWDLADDFAVGMKELLDAAR, from the coding sequence CTGCAGCGGCTCAGCGGTCTCGATGCCAGCTTCCTCTACCTCGAAACGCCCTCCCAGCCACTGCATGTGTGTTCGATCCTGGAGCTCGACGCCTCCACGATCCCCGGTGGCTACAGCTTCGAACGTCTTCGCGACGAATTAGCCTTGCGTGTCAAGGCAATTCCGAGTTTCCGCGAGCGGCTGGCCAACAGCTTCCTCAATCTCGACCATCCGGTGTGGGTAGAAGACGAGCACTTCGAGATCGACCGCCACCTGCATCGCATCGGGTTGCCCGCACCCGGTGGCCGGGTGGAGCTGGGGGAGATCTGCGGCCATCTGGCGTCGCTTCCGCTGGATCGTCGTCATCCGCTCTGGGAGACCTGGGTGATCGAGGGCGTCGGCGGTACCGATGCGCGCAACGGCGGACGGTTGGCCGTGCTGACCAAGGTCCACCACGCCGCGGTCGACGGGGTGACCGGCGCGAACCTGATGTCGCAGCTGTGCAGCACCGAACCCGACGCGCCGCCGCCCGATCCCGTCGAGGGGCAGGGTGACACCAACCAGCTGCGCATCGCGCTCGGCGGCCTGGGCCGGTTCGCCACCCGGCCGCTGAACCTGGCCACCAAGGTGCTGCCGGCGACGATCACCACCGTCGTCGACACCGTCCAGCGCGCGGTCGGTGGCCGGGCGATGGCCGCGCCGTTCGCAGCGCCGCAGACCACGTTCAACGCCAGCGTGACCGCCCACCGCAACGTCGCGTTCGCCGAGCTTGACCTCGAGGACATCAAGACCGTCAAGAACCACTTCAACGTCAAGGTCAACGATGTGGTGATGGCCCTGGTCGCCGGGGTGCTGCGGCAGTTCCTGCTGGACCGCGGTGAGCTTCCCGAGTCGTCACTGGTGGCCATGGTCCCGGTATCGGTGCACGACCGTTCGGACCGGCCGGGCCGCAATCAGGTGTCCGGCATGTTCACCAAGCTGGAGACCCATATCGAGGACCCGGCCGAACGGCTGAAAGCCATCGCCGCGGCGAACACCACCGCCAAGGAACACAGCTCGGCGATCGGCGCCACCCTGCTGCAGGACTGGAGCCAGTTCGCCGGCCCCGCCGTCTTTGGCGTCGCCATGCGGGTGTACGCCCGCAGCCGGCTGACCGAGGCGCGCCCAGTGCACAACCTGGTCGTGTCGAACGTGCCAGGTCCGCAGATTCCGCTGTACTTCCTGGGCGCCGAGGTGAGCGCGATGTACCCGTTGGGGCCGATCTTCCACGGGTCGGGTCTCAACATCACAGTCATGTCGCTGACCGGCAAACTCGACGTCGGACTGATCAGCTGCCCCGAACTGTTGCCCGACCTGTGGGATCTGGCCGACGACTTCGCCGTCGGCATGAAGGAACTGCTCGACGCCGCCAGATGA